GATCCGGCGAGCTTCGTGAAGCGGACCAATGCGCTGCTGCTGACGCGCGCGGGGTAACATGCGGGCGATACAGTTGCGACGGATCGTGTCGCGCTGTTGATGACCGCCGCGGTTGATGACCGCGGTTCACGCTGTTGGTCTGATATTGAATGCGCTGCCGTGAAAGAACGGCAGCGCATTTTTTTCGCCTGTTGTCCTGTTTCGTTTCTTTTCGTTTCGCTGCCGCCTCCCAGCGAGTGCCTCGGGTTCTAACGTTCCGGCGCGCGCTCATGCATATTGCGAACCTGCGCGAGCACCGACCCCGCCAGTTCTTTCGCATGCTCGCATGCATGTGGATCGGCCAGCACCTTGCCCGCTATTTTTCCGATTGCCGCGCTTGTGTGCTTGAACGTGTGATGCTGTGAGAGGGCGGAACCCGCGAGTTCTTTCTCGATCGGCGATGCATTCAGTTTTGCGAGTACGACCGCGGCGAGATGCGCGATTCTCTCGGATGTTTCTTTCGAATTCTTAAGCAATTTATACTCCTTTGAGATTATTCTTGATCTAAAACGAGTGCATTCAATTGGCCGGAATGAAAGCCGATTAAGTATGGTTTACTAACTAAAAATTTTCAACGAAACTGTGTCGCTCGATGTTGATTGCCATGGCTATCTGGCTGGCGTCATTGCGCTGTAAATCGAGGTAAATCGTAAAGCGAAGTAAATCGAAGTGAGCTGAAGCAAGGGGTGTTGGATGTTGCAATCGGTATCGGTGCTCGCGGGCGGGCCTTTGCAGGCGATCTGGGCGGTGTTGCGCGAGCGGGGTTTCGATGCGGCCGAAGCGTTCGCGAACGGGTTGGTCGCAAACGGCGCATCGCCGCAGATCTACGCTGATCTATGCGCAAGCGCGGGGCAGTTCGAGCGCGCCTATCACAGCGCATCGGCTGCGCATCGGGACGCAGACCCGGGCGAGCGTTTCCTGCGGCTTGCGCTATTCGCCGATGCGATCGGCAATCGGGCCGCGGTGGCGGCGGCGTGCGAACAGGCAATCGGGATATTCGCGCCGGACCGGGCAATCGCATGGATCGCGTGGATAATCGACGAATGCGGCGCACCGCCAGCGGCCATTCATCTGTTGCGTGCTTACGAAAAGCGCGTGCCGAACGATGCGCGCGCGCCGTGGTGGCTCGCGCAGTTGCTGGCGGCGCATGACGAAAGCGCCGTCGAAGAACGCCGTGAAGCGTTGATGCGCGCTTATGCGCTCGATCCGGACTTGCACCCCGCGTTGGCATTGCACGTCGCGCTCGTCTTTCGCGCGATGCGCGACTGGGACGCGGTGATGCAGGTCGCGCGCCGTGGGCTGTCGCGCAATCCCGCCGATGCGGAACTCGCGTGGCAACTGAGCCACGCGCAATGGCAACTGGGCGACGCGCGTGCGGCCGAAGCGACGATGCGTGCGGTCGATGTCGCCGCGCCCGGCAAGGCGGCTGTGCTCGCCGCGGCCGGCACGTATCAGCTGGAGCAGGCGCGCTATCGCGACAGCGAAGCGACCTTGCATGCGGCGCTCGCGCTCGATGCTTCGTGTGTGGAGGCAGCCGTCGATCTCGCGGAGCTCGAATTGCGGCGCGACGACTGGGCCTCCGCATGGCCGCGCTACGAGGCGCGGCTCACGCGCGCGGACCGTGACGCGCGCAATATCGTCAAGGTGGTCGAGCGGCACTATCCACGCTGGCGCGGCGAAGCACTGAACGGCAAGACGCTGGTCGTGCACAGCGAGCAGGGCAACGGCGACGATATCCAGATGGTGCGCTTTCTGCCGTGGCTCGCCGCCCGCATACGCGACGAGGGCGGACGGCTCGTGCTGGCCTGCCGGCGCCCGTTGCAACCGTTGTTTGCAAGAATCGTCGAGCGCTGCATCGCGATCGAAGACGGCTTGCCTCGCGACGCGCACTACGCGCTGCCGATGATGAGCGTGCCGTTCGCGATCGGCTTGCAGCCCGAGCAGGTGGACGGCGCCGCGTACCTGCAAGCCGACGAGGAGCTGTGCACCGTATGGCGTCAGTTCGTGCGGGTCGAAGGGCAAGCGCATGCGCAACCGCAAGCTCAATCTCAATCTCAACGCCAACCGTCGGGCCAGCCGGTGCTGCATGCGGGGCTCGTATGGTCGGGTAGTCCGACGCACCGGCGCGATATGCAGCGTTCGATTCCACTCGAAGCATTGCTGCCGCTTCGTGCGCTCCGGCATGTGGTGTTTCATCCGTTGACGCCGGGCAAGGAAGCCGAAGCTGAAACGCTCGCGCAACTCGGCTTCCGCGTTTGTAATCTGACTGCGCGCTATCGACAGGGCTTCGATGCCGTCGCCGCGCATGTCGCCGCACTCGATGTGCTCGTGACGATCGACAGCGCGCCGCTGCATCTGGCCGGTGCGCTCGGGCGTCCGGTGCTCGCGATGCTCGACCATGTGTCGCACTGGTGCTGGGGTGTCGCCGAGTCGCAGCGCTGGTACCGGTCGGTCGAACTGTTCCGGCAGCCGTCTGCGGGAGAATGGGCGCCTGTCGTGGAGCGCGTCGCGCAGCGGCTCGCAGAAGGGCTCGACCAGGGCTTTGGTGAACGGCTCCGGCATGATCGATAGCACGGCCCGCGTCGCTGCGCGGGCCAGCCGCGCACCCTATAATGCGGCGCATGCCTACTCGTTTCGATCCTGCGGACGCGCACTGGCGTGTCGAACCGCTTCCCGGCTTTTCCCCCGACCAGAAAGACTGGCTGACGCGCGGCGGCTCCCTGACTGCGCACTTGCGCACGCTCGGCGCGGTCGTGGTGCGGGTGACGCGCGAAGCGGTATCGCTGCCGTGGGATGACGAGCATCGCGCGCTTGGCGTCGCACCGCGCGCGCCGGTGTGGGTGCGCGAAGTCGTGTTGTCGGTCGACGGCGTGCCGTTCGTTGCCGCGCATAGCATTGCGCCGGTCGCGGCGAGCACCGGCGTCTGGCAGACGATGCGGCGCTTGCGGACACGCCCGTTGGCCGAGTTGTTGTACAGCGATAGCAGCGTCGCGCGCTCGCCGCTGGTCAGCCGCCGTTTGACCGCGCGGCATCCGTTGTTCCGGCTTGCGTCGCGCGAGGTCGATGAGCTCGACGCGCGTTGTCCGCATGCGCTCGTGGCAAGGCGTTCGGTGTTCGAACGTTACGGCGCGCCGCTGATGGTCACCGAATGCATGTTGCCCGCGCTGTGGTCGCATCTCGCCGCGCGCGCAGGCATGCCGGCGGCGCAGCGTCGGCTGATCCCGCGTGAACATGGGCGTTCGCTCGAGCACACGGCGGCGCGCTCGCATCACGGCGCGGCGCATCCGGGGCGTGACGCAGATCGCCCTGTCCCGAGCGCAGCATCGCGAGCGCGAAAGTGCTGAAGCGCTGAAGCGAAGCGAGGACGTCATGACCCTCAAGCGGTGTTTTCCGCCCGTGGTGGACCAGAACACGAGAGTATTGATACTCGGCAGCCTGCCCGGAGAAGCGTCGCTCGCACACAGTCAGTACTACGCTCACAAACAGAACCGGTTCTGGACGCTGGTCGGCGAAGTCATCGGCGAAAACCTGCCTGCCATGGAGTACGCCGACCGTTTGCGCACGCTGCTCGATCACCGGATCGGTCTATGGGATGTGGTCGCGCAGGCGCGGCGCACCGGTAGCCTCGACAGCCAGATACGCGATCATGCGAGCAACGATCTCGTCGCGCTCGTCGAAACGCTGCCCGCGCTGGTCGCGATCGCGTTCAATGGCGGCACGGCGGCGAAGATCGGCGAGCGGGCGCTGGGCGGACTTGCGAGTCGATACCGGATACTGAGACTGCCGTCGACGAGCCCCGCGCATGCTTCGCTGCCGTATGCGGCCAAGCTTGTTCAGTGGCGCGAGATCCGCCCAATGCTATCCTTCGCTTCGCCTTGAATCCTGGCGCCTCGCGCGCACTCTTCATCAATGACGAAACTGATCAAACGCGCTTCGGCCGAAGCGCGCGCCTTCCGCCACCACGGCGACGACGCGCTCGCGTCGCGGCAAAAGTTGCACCGCAAGAACCGCCATCCGTCGCGCAACGAAGCGCGTCTCGACGACGCCCCGCAAATCGAAGCGCCGCGCAAGCCGCGTTTTGCTCCGGTCACGTTCTCGGAAGAGGGCGGCGTGCGCTACCTGCATTTCGGCACCGAGTGGGTGCAGGGCGCGATGCGTCTGCGCAAGCCCGATCACATCGAACTCGAATACGCGCAGCAGATGATGGCCTGGCTGCTGTTCCTCGAAACGCCGCGGCGCATCGTGCAGCTCGGCCTTGGCGCCGCATCGCTGACCAAGTTCGCGTATCGCTTCCTCAAGCGCGCAAAAGTCGAGGCGATCGAGCTGAACCCCGCGGTCGTCGTCGCCGCACGCACGATGTTCGAACTGCCGCCCGACGACGCGCGCCTGAGCGTTCGCGAAGCCGACGCCTGGGACTTCGTCAACGATCGCGCGAATCACGGCACGGTGGGCGTGATGCAAATCGACGTCTACGATGCGACCGCGCGCGGCCCCGTGCTCGATAGCGTGGCGTTCTATCGCGCGGCGCGCGCGTGTCTCGCGCAAGCGGGTGTCGCGACGATCAATCTGTTCGGCGATCATCCGAGCTTCGTGCGCAACATGAAGCGACTGAACGAAGCCTTCGACGGACGGGTCTTCGCATTACCCGAGGTGCATGACGGCAATCGCATCGCGATCGCCTTTTCAGGGCCGCCGCTGCATGTGTCGTTCACGGTGCTGCAGCAGCGCGCGAAGCTGATCGAAAAAGAACTCGGCCTGCCGGCGCGCCAGTGGCTCAAAGGCCTGCAAGCGTCGACGGGGCAGAACGGCGACGCGTTCACGATCTGAACGATCGAACGACCGCATACGCGGTTGCATGAGCGCTTGCATTGGCGTCTTGCATTGGCGTCTTGCATTGGCGGCTTGCATGAGCGCCAGCCGAAAGCTTCGGCGGCAAGCAACGGATATGACCGGCGAGGCGGCACGTCCGCTTCGGGTCCACCCGGCTTGACCGGTCATTCCACGCTCTTATACTCTTTCGAAGCTTCCCGGGGCGCACGGCCAGTCTTCCCGGGACGATCGCCTGTCGAACACAGGCCGCACGACAAATCAAAAGCAACCGCGTCGCATAAGACCGCAGTTGACCGCGCAGGCGGCAACCGGGTCGACTCGCTGCATAGACAAAGGGGGAGAGACGTCATGGCTCACGACGCCGACGCCAGAGCACACGACAAACAGAACGCCAGAGAAGATGCCGCGGGCAACGCCGACGGCGGCACGAGCACGAGAACCCGCTCCGGCGCCGGTCGATCCGGCAAGCACTGGCTATGGCTGCTGTTGCTGCCATGGATCGCGATGATCTGGGTGCCGTCCTATAACAAGGTCGAGCCGCAACTGTTCGAATTTCCGTTCTTCTACTGGTACCAGTTGTTGTGGGTGCTGATCAGCGCGGTCATCACGGCGCTCGTCTATTTCAAGACCAGATCGAAATCGTCGAAATCGGCAAATTCGTCGGCGTCGCGTCCGCAAGGGGGCGCACGATGAATGCGATCGCAACTTTCGTCTTCGTGCTGTTTTTCATCGGCGTGACGATTCTCGGTTTCGTCGCGGCCCACTGGCGCCGCGGCGATCTCGCGCATCTCGAAGAATGGGGCCTCGGCGGCCGCCGCTTCGGCACGGTCGTCACATGGTTTCTGCTCGGCGGCGATCTGTACACGGCCTATACGTTTATCGCCGTGCCGGCGCTCGTGTTCGGCGCCGGCGCGACCGGTTTCTTCGCACTGCCTTATACGATTCTCATCTATCCGTTCGCGTTCGTCGTGTTTCCGAAACTGTGGAGCATCGCGAAGCGCCACGGT
The nucleotide sequence above comes from Paraburkholderia sp. SOS3. Encoded proteins:
- a CDS encoding spermidine synthase, with product MTKLIKRASAEARAFRHHGDDALASRQKLHRKNRHPSRNEARLDDAPQIEAPRKPRFAPVTFSEEGGVRYLHFGTEWVQGAMRLRKPDHIELEYAQQMMAWLLFLETPRRIVQLGLGAASLTKFAYRFLKRAKVEAIELNPAVVVAARTMFELPPDDARLSVREADAWDFVNDRANHGTVGVMQIDVYDATARGPVLDSVAFYRAARACLAQAGVATINLFGDHPSFVRNMKRLNEAFDGRVFALPEVHDGNRIAIAFSGPPLHVSFTVLQQRAKLIEKELGLPARQWLKGLQASTGQNGDAFTI
- a CDS encoding chorismate--pyruvate lyase family protein, which gives rise to MPTRFDPADAHWRVEPLPGFSPDQKDWLTRGGSLTAHLRTLGAVVVRVTREAVSLPWDDEHRALGVAPRAPVWVREVVLSVDGVPFVAAHSIAPVAASTGVWQTMRRLRTRPLAELLYSDSSVARSPLVSRRLTARHPLFRLASREVDELDARCPHALVARRSVFERYGAPLMVTECMLPALWSHLAARAGMPAAQRRLIPREHGRSLEHTAARSHHGAAHPGRDADRPVPSAASRARKC
- a CDS encoding glycosyltransferase family 9 protein, giving the protein MLQSVSVLAGGPLQAIWAVLRERGFDAAEAFANGLVANGASPQIYADLCASAGQFERAYHSASAAHRDADPGERFLRLALFADAIGNRAAVAAACEQAIGIFAPDRAIAWIAWIIDECGAPPAAIHLLRAYEKRVPNDARAPWWLAQLLAAHDESAVEERREALMRAYALDPDLHPALALHVALVFRAMRDWDAVMQVARRGLSRNPADAELAWQLSHAQWQLGDARAAEATMRAVDVAAPGKAAVLAAAGTYQLEQARYRDSEATLHAALALDASCVEAAVDLAELELRRDDWASAWPRYEARLTRADRDARNIVKVVERHYPRWRGEALNGKTLVVHSEQGNGDDIQMVRFLPWLAARIRDEGGRLVLACRRPLQPLFARIVERCIAIEDGLPRDAHYALPMMSVPFAIGLQPEQVDGAAYLQADEELCTVWRQFVRVEGQAHAQPQAQSQSQRQPSGQPVLHAGLVWSGSPTHRRDMQRSIPLEALLPLRALRHVVFHPLTPGKEAEAETLAQLGFRVCNLTARYRQGFDAVAAHVAALDVLVTIDSAPLHLAGALGRPVLAMLDHVSHWCWGVAESQRWYRSVELFRQPSAGEWAPVVERVAQRLAEGLDQGFGERLRHDR
- a CDS encoding DNA-deoxyinosine glycosylase: MTLKRCFPPVVDQNTRVLILGSLPGEASLAHSQYYAHKQNRFWTLVGEVIGENLPAMEYADRLRTLLDHRIGLWDVVAQARRTGSLDSQIRDHASNDLVALVETLPALVAIAFNGGTAAKIGERALGGLASRYRILRLPSTSPAHASLPYAAKLVQWREIRPMLSFASP
- a CDS encoding DUF3311 domain-containing protein, producing MLLLPWIAMIWVPSYNKVEPQLFEFPFFYWYQLLWVLISAVITALVYFKTRSKSSKSANSSASRPQGGAR